CCAGGAATGCCCGGCCTTGGGTATCCGGCGGGTCGCCACGGTAAAGCCGGCATCGCGTGCAGCCGTCGACAGGAGCTCCATGTAGCCGATGAACTCGGGATCACGCTCGCCGGCGCCAAAATAGATGGCGTGCCCGTCAAAGCGGCGGTCCGTCATCAGCCGCAGCGGCGTCAAACGGTCGAAGGCTTCGGCGTCGCCGCCAAAGGAGGCCGCAATCGTCTTGTCCCGCTCCTTCGCAAGCGCGGGCTCCTTTTCGCTTGAGAACGCCAGTGCTGAGCCATAGATGTCCGGATGGCGCGTCACCATCTGCATCGCGCAGGTCGCACCAAAGGAGAATCCGCCGGCGGCCCACTGTTTGTGGTCCGGATCCACATCCAGTGTCTGGTTGATCCAGTCCGGCACGTCCTCGGCCAGATACGTGTCCGCCCGGGCGATCCGGCTGTCCATGCAGAGTGTATTCGCTGCGGCGGAACCGTTCGGATCCGCTACCACCACCACCGGAGCAACACCATGGTGCGCTGCCGCATACTGGTCCATGCGGCTGCGCAGCGCCCCGCCCGTGAGCCAGTCTGCCGGTCCTCCGGGCTGGCCGGAGAAAAGCACCAGGACGGGAAGTGCCGGCCGGGGCGAGGTCCGGTACGCGGGCGGAAGATAGATGTACGCCTCGCGGCCTTGGAAGCCCGAACGGCTCCCGGGGATGGCGGCGCGCCGCATAACACCGGCGTCGGGCAGGTCCGCCGGCGGTTTCCACGCGGACAGGCTCACCCCGGGGGCAGCACCGGGAACGCGTTTCAGCCCGTCGTCCAGCGGTTGAATCCGTGCCACGGCTGTGCCGGCGAGGTCGCTCACCGTGTGGTTGAGTCCAAAATAGGCGTTGACCTGCACGGCCG
This genomic window from Arthrobacter sp. EM1 contains:
- a CDS encoding alpha/beta hydrolase-fold protein, translated to MSFLEELRLVDGPVLWFAWLAGTAGLAYLFWQPGSQRARSTAARPWLAFLLPRAAVVLVAAALLAAAHWLMIYAVPVFPDELPAEVLAWSLPAVTALLLWMMHLWITWRAAGRRSRAPGGTRRPARATAASTGALLGVVLLSAVQVNAYFGLNHTVSDLAGTAVARIQPLDDGLKRVPGAAPGVSLSAWKPPADLPDAGVMRRAAIPGSRSGFQGREAYIYLPPAYRTSPRPALPVLVLFSGQPGGPADWLTGGALRSRMDQYAAAHHGVAPVVVVADPNGSAAANTLCMDSRIARADTYLAEDVPDWINQTLDVDPDHKQWAAGGFSFGATCAMQMVTRHPDIYGSALAFSSEKEPALAKERDKTIAASFGGDAEAFDRLTPLRLMTDRRFDGHAIYFGAGERDPEFIGYMELLSTAARDAGFTVATRRIPKAGHSWETGSRGLPAGLDFLGDRWGITR